A window of Podospora bellae-mahoneyi strain CBS 112042 chromosome 1 map unlocalized CBS112042p_1.3, whole genome shotgun sequence genomic DNA:
TGCCCATGGCACCTATGCTGATGAGGCTGCTGATGAGGCGCCCAAGTTCCTGATCTCCAGGATCCAATGCCAGCTAGATCAGGGGTGGGAATGATGTGTGATGGATTGGTATATAGCATTGCATTTGTGTGGCGTTAGGGTCAGCAGCTTTATAATTGAATGACATTATGCGATTGAGTTTAAACCAGAGCTGTGTCTATGAAGGAAGTATGTTTGCATTGTGTGTGAAGAGGCGATGTCATAGTTCGACTGGGTGATATTGTTGACTCACAAAGCGGGTGTGTTTGCTCCACAGGAATGTGGTAACTTGATCTCGCTGCTCAGTTTGGCTGCTCGTCTGTCTCTTCTTCACACAGCTACACACGAAACCCGACTCAACCATCTCTGCATTTTTCAGCATTTCCGACCACTCTTACTCGGCCAGCGAGCGGTGTTAAAATCTACACTCCCCTTTCTTACCTCATCTACGATTTTCAGTGATCATCGAAAAGAAGCTGACACGATGCAAAGGCAAAATTGGTGAGcacctctctcctcactaaaccttccaacctcccaagTTCTACCGCACTAGTTGAGAGATGGCTGACACTCATCAATGCTGTGTCAGGTCATTGTCAACAATGGAGTATCTACATCGAGCCAAGTTCGTGATGGACGACTGGCGTGCACAAAGAGAGGTATCCGGTCAGTAAGTGGAATCCTTCCAGGCCAAAAGCCATGATCAGTAGTGGCAGTGTCTCATGGATGCCTTTCAGGCTGGTCCCCCAACCTGGGTCTGATGAGTATTTCGCCGAGTACCTCGAAGTAGTGCGGAGAACGATGGACAACCATGGTTTCAATGTCGACGCGCCACTAGTAGTCTCGAACCCTCTGCCGGTAGACCCAGCCTTGGAATCCTCTGTTGAAACCGCTTGCAAACCAGTCAACACCGCTCACGAACAGGTCGGCACCGCCCCCGAACCAGTCGAAAGCGCTCCCGAACCAGTCAACCCCCCCGCGGCCTcagcttccaccacccaggcTCCAGCTATCCAAGCTGCTGGCGATaccgatggtgatgaggagtcTTTTCAGCCTGGAAGCCGACGGACCAAGTGCCCCCCAGCCAACTGCACTACACTCATAGGTTCGGAAAAGTCATTGCAAACCCACATCACAAAGCAAGTGCAATACCTTTCCCAATAGCACCGCTGTGTGAAACCCCTATTAACGGACAATCTCACAGTCAGCACACACCAAAGCCAGGCAGTTCGTGTTGGATCTGCCCAAAGACCTTCCGCAACGATTCCACCCTCAGGCAGCACTACGAAAATCACCACAAGCTTGACGGCGACGGGGTCAGAACAGCCATGGAAGCTTCGAAGGATTTGGCATCGATAGATCCGCAGTGGCTGCAGCCCAGATTTGAGGTGCAAGACCTCGTGCCGTCTTTACGGCAGGAAACGCTCAGGCTGAACAGACTGAAACTGGAGACGACGAGCAGGTATCGGCAGATGGATGAGCATTCAATGAATAGTTGTCTGGAGAGTTTCCGGCATGGGAAGATGTTTGAGGGGAGACTGGTCTGCCTTCTCTGGAAGGGATGGACCAGAGGGGGGCTCATTAACGAGCTGATCAAGACTCGTGTAGAGATCCGTGCTTGGAAGAGGGACCTGGAAGAGCTAAAGAGGGTTGAAGCATTATACTCAGTACCTAGGTAGCTTCCAGTGAGAAAGGTCTTTGCCAAGTGGAGGGGACAAAGCACGTGGTGGAATGGTCAATATTCCCCAAGATAGGGTATGTTGGCAGCTAGCTTTGTTAAGTAAAGAAACCTGAGTTGGCCATAATGCATGTTGCGTGAATTGTCCGCTAGACTTGCTCGGGATAACGTCCCAAGTCATGGATTATAGGGAAGCCTGTTGTTATTTGAACTGATGCCCCCTGCCTTCTCGTCCCGCAAGTTCATCAAGACTGTCAGGCCTCTCTACCTAATGCCACACTGGGCCCATGGGCTCAGAGTAATAGCATGGGTCACCAACGATAGTCACATTGAATGGCGATATCAAGGCGCAATGAGAAAAGCCGTTCGTCAATCCACCAAGTGATATATTACAATGAATAGTTCTTGTATGGCGGTCCGCCATTTTCTAACTCTCCGTCCATTCACCACTCCATGATAACCTGGACGCCGTGACCAAGAAGTATTGTTTTCGCAAAGAGAGTCAGCAAAGTGCATCATCAACAGAAAAGCAGATCAAGATATCTTCTTACCATGCCAGCCACCCAGGCGACTTCCACAAGCCACAAGCGACAACCTTGCAACTGGTTCATAGCCaccttccctctccttcttagCTGGCAGTTCTCGAACGTAGAACTGCTCCCCGACACCTAGCTTGACGCCGCTGTTTTCTGTCAGTGAAGATCAGAAAGGTCGAAGAAGATTCTTGCAACATAACCGGGCGTGAAATCCATAAGCCTGCATCTGGTTGATCGCCACCTCCCAAGCCACCTCCTGAAGAGTCATAGCGGCGAGCTCCTTGCCCTGCAGGGCTAAATCTCATGCCGCATGTACCCAAAGTAAAGAAGTAAAGACTGTCCTCCTTGGCACGATCCTTGCTGGAAGCCTGCACAGACGCGGGGGTGTGTTGACGTAGCGAACTGTCTGCTCACGGATGAGAACGATGTACCGCTCAAGCACATCGACAGAGACGCCAGGGTGAGAGCACAAGTTGTACAAGTGCGCCCAGCACTCAGAAAAGGCGGAATGTTGAATTCGGCAATGGCCGGTCCGGACATGTTCGCCAGATAGGCGATGTTGTGCTTTTGGAGGACAGAGAATCCCGGGCAGGGGTGAGCTCCAGCCCAAAAGAGCGTGAGCAGGCTCAACGGTTGGTGTCGCTGGGTTGtgaagaggagagagttTGCCGAGAGAGGTCGACCGACAGCCTTGCGGTGAGGTGACTAGAAAGTGAGTTATAATGAATCTCGAAGTGGATATTGGGGAAGAGTGTTTGGTTGTGGAATGGAAggcagaagagagagagagaaaagagtAAAGCAAGCATATTCTGCAGGCTGCGAGTGTGATGTCGCCCAAGCTGCAAGCCCTGAGACCCGTAATTGCCGGCCAGCCGGAGGCCGGCAGTGGTCAGTCTCGGCCCCGCTTAGGGCCTAGGTGGGGGCCGTTGTCGGGAGACAGGAATGGCCGGGCTGCCCCGCCTAACTCGGCATCCCTCCAGAGGCAAATTCAGCACCGGGCGATGAGTCGAGGCAGGAAGCCTGCAATATATGAGATTGTCTCCTCAGCCATGCTCCTCTTTGGTGAATCGTCCAGACGACTATGCCGCAATGACCTCACGTCTGCCGCTCTCATGTCCCCAGTTCTATTGACCAGGCTGCAGCTGTCAAAGAAGACAAACAATTTCCCAAAGTTCTGGTCAATCTAATGCTCATGTCTATCCCCATGCACTGGCTTTCACTACTTGAGGGCCacagaagaacaagaacgaGGGCAAATCACCAAAAAACATCATGTCTCCTTGCTCACCATCATCTAGCCTCAGGACTCTGCTCAGTATGCTAGAATGTTGAAAGTCTTTGACCTTAGAGGCCCTCAATGCATTTGCTGTAGGTGATCTTGCTTGATATGCTAGTCCATCAACCACATGAGCATTTCATGAAAAGATCATAGGAAATAACTTAGTATATAATGAAGAGTGTGAATGGTTCAAGTTATTCCAAGTAGGGTATTATAATCATAGGAAGCTAAAAAAGAATACCTGGTATGTTTCTCCAGAACTTTAGACAATCTATATCTTGATTCCGTTCATGAAAGTGCCCAAGCATCAGATGAAAGATCTTGATTAAAATGTGTCGCCGCCTTCTAGTTTGTACGGTCTCAGCTAACTCCCAAGGTAGAGCGTGTGAATTAATATTCACTAAAGCCAGGGGAGCAACTGTATCTGAGGCAGTGCAAATTTTTGCTCTATCGTTGTGATTGATCGCCGACTCTCTCGTCCCAACTTTCAAATACTATAAGTACTCCTTTCTGTCCTGTTTCTGAGACTCTTCTTTCCCCTGACAATCGCACTCTCTCAACTCTCGTCCGAATCTCAGATTACCCTCAGATCCATCTCAACCGACAATatgaaggaagaggaaggctcGCATAATCCCAACAATCTCCCAGTTATTCCCCCGTCTAACAATGCCAATCATGGAGCACCacctactgctgctgcctcccCTGAGGGGCTCTGACAGCCTCTGTGGAGAGGCTCAGCGGTCATGTGGAGATCATGAGCAGCCAAATCGCCACCTTGAGCAGCAGTATGGTCACCATGACCGCCAATATGGACAAGATGAGTGCCAACATGGGAAAAGACCACCGACAATCTTTGGACGCTCAATGCAACAATTGACAAGGTTCACGGAAGCCTTGACAAGATCCTGAAAACGGTTCAGGAGCCAGGCCGGATTGGTACGGTGCAGGGCAATGGTAACGGCCAGCCTCAACTcactcagcagcaacaagccacccagcagcaaaacgCTCGACAGGCGTCCCAGATACGCGCTCGCCAGCAGCAATacgcccagcagcagttcgcccagcagcagttcgcccagcagcagcgcgcGCCCATGAACTTTGCTCCCGAGCCTCTGCAACAGCCTTCCATTCACACGCAGCAACCTCAAGCCTTCGCCACCACGCCTGCCTTTGACTTCTGGAATGGGTCCCAGATGGCCACCGCTTCTGGCCAGCAGAATCAAAATACTGCTTTCGGCAACGGACTCGCCGGAATCGCTCCCATGCGTTCCCAGGCCAGGCATGTCAGCGGCCTCTTGCCATTCCCCCTCATGACCCAGGACCAGACTGGAGCTGCCGGTACAGATGACGTTTTCAACGGGTTCGCTCACCCACAGTTCTTTGGCATGCCCGAAGATGTGGCCAAGAAGCGTCGCCATGAGGACTACTGATGATATTGTGAGTGAGTTGGAAAAGAGATATACCCGTGCTGAAATCGTGTGCTAACGGTTGTATCCTTCCAGAGGTACTTTTCTCATGCGCTTGGGAACGATGCTGCGTCGGCTGATTCGCGTACAAACCCGGGAGGAGCGCAGCAAGACACCGGCAGCGAGCGCAGCGAGCATAAATGTGATCTAGCAAGCATCGGGAGGGATTCGGGGCAAGCATTGAGGACAAAGGGAGTTAGGAGCAGGCACGGGTTGAGGCAGATGCTTTAGCCTCCTTTGAGCTATACAGCTTTTACAAGACTGGAAATATCACAGAGCATGTGTTCACTACCAGGCCAAGGATCATTCACTCACCCTCATGCAGTTTCATTGTGACTATAGCCAATTGGGGATTGACGTGCTTGGTTGTGAATATCAAACGACCCTCTTCATGACATGACGACCCGTGGCCCAAAATCTGAGCTCTCCGCATACTTGACCACACACGCGTTCCATTTATTTGCCCCCAGGATGTCAAAGACATGCGGCACATTACGTCAGTTGCGTCTtgtcacccacccccagtATCCCCCCTCAGacatatcatcatcctcctcaccccacTCCTTTACTGTCGTCAAAGTTCCTGTTGGACACCTGGATGAGCCAGTGTCCAGCCCTTGCACGCGAGCCTGGTTTGCATTTCACGCGGGACTCGTCTccgaggttgttgttgagtgtCTCACGGCAGACGGCTGACTAGACCTCATCTACCCGCTTGGCACCAACAGCGAAGAACAACTATTTGCCTCTGTTAGCTTACTTGCACatcaaagcaaaaaaaggAGTGTGGACATGCATGGCCACGAGTGACTCCATGCCTCCTCGCCAAGTCGATCAAATCTGTCGAAAGCCTTTTTGATCAGGGGCTCCCTGATCCCGCCCTTTCTTAGCCACGACCGCCTCAATGGCCTTTTCCGCACTGGCAACGATCTCGAGCCCCTCCTTCAAACAAGAAGGCCTATCACCTCCCGCGTCCTGGAAGTTGAGTAGCATGCGGGTTGCGGATGATATACCAGTTAAAATTTGGGCGGTTTGCTTTGACGGTCGACAGCGGTTGACAAACTCTTCGACTGTCTCTTCTGACCAGTAGGTAACAAGAGGATTGCTGATATAAGGATTGACCTCTTCGTCTACATCCTTGGTAGAAAGCAGCGTGTGGCTCCCACCGACAGGAGAGACGATAGGCTGGCCACTGTGCAGGGCTGCAACGGGGACAAAGTATTGATCCGGCATGTCGAATTTGTTGCCAGCGTTGTCGTATGAAAGAGACCATTCGTCAAATTTTAGAAACTGATACTCGTCTGGGGATAGAGGTCGAGGCATATTGACTCGTGTTCAGCATACAGTTTGATGAGGTTTGGTGATATGGAGCAAAGGAAAAACTGCGAAAAAAGTTCTTCGGACTCAGGTGGGGCTTGAGATACTGGGGAcgagatgatggtgaaacCAACTGTTGCTCTGGTATATATGCTCCTTTCTTGGGACAGTCTTTATGGGTAACCTCGATGTTCGGATGATAAAATGTGACAGTCATGATGGATAGAGGTACTCATACCTTTCAGTCACAAACTCTTCCCGGTCTAGCTGATTGCTTGTTTGGAGCTATGGAAATGTCATCAAAACCACTGAAAGACTTTATGTTGGTTGTCTGAAGTAGCTCCCTCATACGCTTATTTCCTTCCTGACCCTAGCTACTCTAAGCTTTCCAGCCCACGGCAATGTCAGACACCATGAGCCTCGTTCGCATCAAGATCCCGTGTTTTGTAACAAATACCTCCTCTTGATATGACCTGAGGCGCTGCACCCATTCAGAACAGGTATCAAGTCCCACACCTTGGCACCCTCCCATCTTCCTTCCTTATTTGTCCAGAACACACGCTTGATGCCGACACTGCGCATGTAGTTGATACAGCGGTAGCATGGACGGGAGTTGGTGGCTCGCATTACGGGAGAGATTTCAGCGATGTTGGTAATGGGAACAGGGATGGATAGGGGGCTATTGTCAACTCGTCGTGAAGGCatcatggtgatgaggagggtgcaTCAACGCCGACTAGCGCTGGCATGTCTAACAATCTGGAATCGTCGACTTCCTCAGCCTTGATATGATCAGTGCCAGTGCCGTGGAGGGGCTAACCTGACGACATAGACATCGGCGCCGATGAGCTTGGGGTGTTTTGTTCGCTGGCGTACGTTGTCTTTGGTGTGGAATGGGGCATTCCTGGGTCGGAAAAGTGTGACTGTTCAGAATGAGTACCTGATTAATAACCTCAATCATACTGCAACTAGACAGCATACCTTCAAGTCGACAGAACTCTGGCCTACAACTCAACCTGTCCTTCTTTTCGTCTCTGTTAAATGCTTTCTTGCCGAGATCGTTGGGAATGTGCTGCTTTcccggcttcttcttcgttaATTCACTCTTGGACTTCTTGCATGATGGCTTGGTCTTGTTTTGCTCCTGGGCTACGGTGTTGTGAACATAGCTCCAGCGCATGAAGCCGCATTGAACGTTGGACATGCTATCAGCGGCCGCCCGGGTAGGCCTGTTGGGGTAGTGTGCGGAGATGCGGCCTTACGAAGCGTTCCCTGTCTTGAGAACATCGCCGTTAAAGCCATGGCGCGTGTCGTTGTAGCCCTGGCCAGGATCTTTCCACCCTTTGCGACGATGGATCCGTGGCGGTACTAAAGCGGGGAGTTGGTGACCTGCTGAAGGCAAAAGGTGCAGATACTGAAGCTCTCGGAACTTTGCCCAATTCTGCCTCGTCAGAAAAAGGCGCTGCTGTTAGTTTTCCATGCATTTTGACTGTGCTCTCACCGGTCTTTGCAATGTAAAGTGGAAATAAATTTCGCCACAGGAAGCCCGGTCGTTAGCAAATCTCAGGAAAAGACATGCTTTGTTTGGAGATGTGTTCAGTTCAGTCGGAATCGATCGTCATTGGGTAAAACGGTAACCCAAGAACGCAGCATGCTGGCAGACGAGTCATTCGCTTGAAAAGCGCACGGGTCAACCGTTGCACTGTAATCCTGATAACCAAAATGATTGATGTAACGGGCGGCACTGCATACAAGTGGTGTTTTTACATAAATCCCCCGAAATCGGCAATGGCATCTTTGTTAGAATGGATTGGAGGCACCCGTGGACTTGGATTCCCACATTTTATCCGTTGCAAGAATATCGATATCCACTTTCAAGGCCTCATTGGACTGGGACGGCGCTGATGTTTACTCCGTACCAGCGGCAATAAATGGCCTCAAGCAGACCGTCGAAATGGCCGCCAAAGCTTCGGATTATCCTTGATTACACGCTGGTCCAGCACCCTTTTCAGACCTCTGGGACGCATCATCCCTGGTGTCGCCAAAGGATCCCGTCTTTGTTGGCCTAAAAGGAAGGCTACCAGATGTAATCGGATGCTTGTCGGCCCAACGCCAGACCCAGTTCGACTAAAGCCTGCTCCCGCATGTTGCATGAGTTTGTTCCTCGTCCAGAAAAAAGGTCGGGACCGGTCAACGCCATTTCGACCGCGAGCTTCATTCAGTCGAGCAGGCAGACTTTACCGAAGCCAGTGCCATAAATCTTTCTTCCATCTTTCATCATTATCTTCTTCCCCGTGCATACTTTGTCATCCGTGAGGTAGTTGACTAACTCTCTCGACAAACACCAAAACTCTGGGCTACTATTACTATAGAAAAAAGGTACCGGATGTGTGCGAAGCCTACACAACGTGGAAAAATTGGACATGATAACATGCCGCCAGATCCCTCGGATGTTCAACGTCATCTACCGGACAACACAAAAAGTCCAAAGAACATCGCTTTCCAACGTCATTCAAGTCGCCTCCGTTTTACCAGGCCCCCGTCTTTTGCAATGGCATCTTTGTCGTCCTGGATTGGATACCGCGCGCGCTCCATCTTGCGCGTGAGCCACAGTCGATGATTGCTATGTTTTGGATCGTGGCCGCTCTTGACCGCAGGGTTGGCTTACTCCGGGTTGCGCAATAAATGGCCTCATTCTCATTGCCGTCATCTTGTCCGTCCTATACTCTGTCACCCTTTCCGGGACTGGACGCCTGATCCCGGTTCGGGGAAGGATCCCGTCTTCGTTGGCCAATCAGGAATACCACGTAATGGGCCCATGTCGGCCCAACGCCAGACCAGGTTAAATTCGGCCTGCTCCCGCATATCTTCTACCTTTTTCCTGTCACAACAATGGGAAGGGCAAACCTTGCTTTTGGACCGCGAGCTTCCTCTTTTTACAGGCTAGACGCGGACACAACTTACCATGGAAAAGGTTGCCGGATTTCCTGCCGCCATAACGAGTAACTTATCGgtcctcttcatcaagtGCTCGATTCTGGTGTTCTATCTCCGATCTCGACGACCCGAATTCTCAATCATGTTATATACGTCATGCTCGTTATCGTTGTTATCGCCAATTCTCTTGCGGCATTTGGCGTCCTTTTTCACATACCAGCCATGTCCTCTTTCTGGGATGGCCGGGTCAAAGCACGTGCATCCACAGGGGACGCCTGGTACGCCTGGCTCGTGATTTTGAACTGCGTTACCGATTTCATCTTGCTGGTCCTGCCGCTTTGGCTTTTGGCACCGTTGAGGATTGGCTTCTCGCAGAAGGCTGCCATTGCCGCGATATTGGTACTGGCGGATTGtatgtcttcttcttcgctgACAGCACAGGAATGCTAACAGTAAGAacagtgttgttggggataAGCATATTTCGCGTTGTAGTGGTGTCACAGGGGTGGGATAAGTACGACTTTACCTATCGATTCGCCATCAACTACATATGGAGGTAGGTTCCTGGAAGCCCTGTCGCCGTTGAGAGGCCTAACACAAAGCTCTGACACAGCGTCATCGAAACAAATGTGGCCATTATTTGTGCCTGTGCCCCTACACTACGGGCGTTGGTCGGCCGTTATGTGCCATCATTGCTCCAATTTAGTGCACGCCGCGATCCACTGGCGCTGTACACCATCCCCGTATCACACGTTGCCGCTGCGCAACGACCACGACCGACCCCACGAAGCCAAGATGATGAAATCGAAGGATCATCCAATCATGAAAACTATGTTAGTGGTTCCTCAGCACAACTCACATCGAATTTCGGAAGTAAACTGTTTGGACCTACCTCAGATCGAGCCTCGAGTAGAGGAAAGTCGGATCACACAGCCTCGTAgcgaaaaaaagacaaacttGGAGAACACAGAGATGAGGATAATGACTGGCGTCGAGGCGTTACATGGCCGGTATACCGACGGCTGAAGCGATGCGGATTTTGGATATAGGATATTTAATGACACTTGgcttcctccttttccccaATCAATACATCGCCGCCCTGTTACAAGACACTGAATTTAGCCCCCTGGACATATCTAATCGCAGTCAATAGTGCCGGATAGAACCCATCAGCGATCTTTTGAATCCCGGACGAGCTGGCATGTATACCATCATACAAATCCACCTCGGCATCGAAACCAGTGAACAAGTCAACGACCCAGATCGGACTCGACGTGGTGTTTTGGCTTGGCCGCCCAAGCAGGAATCGCTTTGTTCAGCTCTTTGACCTGCTCGTTCTTTTCCGCGCTCAACCCAAGCGGGATAATCTGCGCCACCTATTTCTCGTGTCAATCCTGCAGTCTCTTGGCCGGCCAAAATTCCAACGGTACTCACGATAATTCTCATATTTGGATTCCGGCCCTCATCTGCCCCACAAGCGTGCTATACGCCC
This region includes:
- a CDS encoding uncharacterized protein (EggNog:ENOG503PEAS; COG:S): MSSFWDGRVKARASTGDAWYAWLVILNCVTDFILLVLPLWLLAPLRIGFSQKAAIAAILVLADLLLGISIFRVVVVSQGWDKYDFTYRFAINYIWR